The Arachis hypogaea cultivar Tifrunner chromosome 16, arahy.Tifrunner.gnm2.J5K5, whole genome shotgun sequence genome contains a region encoding:
- the LOC112758408 gene encoding mitochondrial carrier protein MTM1: protein MSPSSSSSSDAELSIGERAFSAAGAAVISAIIVNPLDVAKTRLQAQAAGVPYPYHYICLQPNAVCQSLSTSAAAPPPCHSGCNRYKGTLDVLHKVARQEGFIRLWRGTSASLALAVPTVGIYMPCYDIFRNFMEEFTTQNAPNLTPYVPLVAGSVARSLACVLCYPVELARTRMQAFKTTGSGKPPGVFKTLIGAINPIRGTERLQSLHRYRYWWTGLGAQLSRDVPYSGICWLTLEPIRKKLLGLVGDEATAAAILGANFTAGFVAGTVAAAATCPLDVAKTRRQIEKDRERALKMTTRTTLIEIWRDGGLRGLFTGVGPRVGRAGPSVGIVVSFYEVVKHALHRRQKTSS from the exons ATGTCACCCTCGTCATCATCTTCTTCCGATGCGGAATTGAGTATTGGAGAGAGGGCCTTCTCCGCCGCCGGTGCTGCTGTCATCTCCGCCATCATCGTTAATCCCCTCGATGTTGCCAAGACAAGGCTGCAAGCACAGGCTGCCGGGGTTCCCTATCCCTACCACTACATCTGTCTTCAACCAAACGCCGTTTGTCAATCTCTTTCAACCTCTGCTGCCGCGCCGCCGCCATGTCATTCCGGCTGTAACCGCTATAAAGGCACGCTAGATGTCCTTCACAAAGTTGCGCGTCAG GAAGGGTTTATAAGATTATGGAGAGGCACAAGTGCAAGTTTAGCATTGGCTGTGCCAACT GTTGGGATTTATATGCCTTGTTATGACATCTTTCGCAACTTCATGGAGGAGTTTACTACTCAGAATGCTCCAAACTTAACACCTTATGTTCCATTAGTTGCCGGATCAGTTGCACGTTCATTGGCTTGTGTTTTGTGTTATCCTGTAGAGCTTGCAAGGACACGCATGCAG GCATTTAAAACAACTGGAAGTGGGAAGCCTCCAGGGGTTTTTAAGACATTGATTGGAGCCATCAACCCAATCAGGGGTACAGAGAGACTTCAAAGTT TACATAGATACCGTTATTGGTGGACTGGCCTTGGAGCTCAACTTTCTCGCGATGTTCCTTATTCTGGAATTTGCTGGTTAACCCTTGAGCCA ATAAGGAAAAAACTTCTTGGCCTTGTGGGTGATGAAGCAACAGCAGCCGCTATCCTTGGGGCAAATTTTACTGCTGGTTTTGTTGCAGGAACTGTCGCAGCTGCTGCCACATGTCCACTTGATGTGGCAAAAACTCGACGACAAATAGAG AAGGATCGTGAAAGGGCATTAAAGATGACAACAAGAACAACACTGATAGAGATTTGGAG GGATGGAGGATTGAGAGGGCTATTCACAGGTGTTGGTCCCCGTGTAGGCCGTGCCGGTCCATCAGTTGGTATAGTTGTCTCCTTCTATGAAGTTGTCAAGCATGCCTTGCATCGTAGACAGAAGACTTCATCGTAA
- the LOC112758410 gene encoding tubulin gamma-1 chain, whose amino-acid sequence MPREIITLQVGQCGNQIGMEFWKQLCLEHGISKDGILEDFATQGGDRKDVFFYQADDQHYIPRALLIDLEPRVINGIQNSDYRNLYNHENIFVSDHGGGAGNNWASGYHQGKNVEEDIMDMIDREADGSDSLEGFVLCHSIAGGTGSGMGSYLLETLNDRYSKKLVQTYSVFPNQMETSDVVVQPYNSLLTLKRLKLNADCVVVLDNTALNRIAVERLHLSNPTFAQTNSLVSTVMSASTTTLRYPGYMNNDLVGLLASLIPTPRCHFLMTGYTPLTVERQANVIRKTTVLDVMRRLLQAKNIMVSSYARTKDASQAKYISILNIIQGEVDPTQVHESLQRIRERKLVNFIEWGPASIQVALSRKSPYIQTAHRVSGLMLANHTSIRHLFSRCLSQYEKLRKKQAFLDNYRKFPMFADNDLSEFDESRDEVEALVDEYKACESPDYVKWGIEDMNNMLTAEGSAT is encoded by the exons atgcCTCGGGAGATCATAACGCTTCAGGTAGGGCAATGCGGCAACCAGATTGGCATGGAGTTCTGGAAGCAGCTCTGCCTCGAGCATGGCATCAGCAAAGATGGCATCCTCGAAGACTTCGCCACTCAG GGTGGTGACAGGAAAGATGTGTTCTTCTATCAGGCTGATGATCAGCATTACATACCACGAGCTCTGCTCATCGACTTGGAGCCTCGAGTTATTAATGGCATTCAAAATAGTGATTATCGTAATCTCTACAACCATGAGAACATCTTTGTCTCAGACCACGGAGGCGGTGCAGGAAACAATTGGGCTAGTGGATACCATCAG GGAAAGAATGTTGAAGAGGACATAATGGACATGATTGACAGAGAAGCAGATGGCAGTGACAGTCTCGAGGGTTTTGTTCTGTGTCATTCAATTGCTGGAGGAACAGGCTCAG GTATGGGCTCATACTTGTTGGAGACCCTGAATGATCGCTACAGCAAAAAATTGGTTCAGACATACAGTGTGTTTCCTAATCAAATGGAGACAAGTGATGTGGTGGTGCAACCATACAATTCGTTGTTAACACTCAAGCGACTAAAGCTTAATGCGGATTGTGTTGTAGTTCTTGACAATACTGCATTGAATAGGATTGCTGTGGAACGGCTTCATTTGTCGAACCCAACATTTGCTCAAACTAATTCCTTAGTTTCTACAGTGATGTCTGCCAGCACAACCACTCTTCGGTATCCGGGATACATGAATAATGATTTGGTTGGTCTTCTTGCCTCATTGATTCCCACGCCAAGATGCCATTTTCTAATGACTGGATATACCCCTTTGACAGTGGAGCGTCAG GCTAATGTAATTCGTAAAACCACTGTACTCGATGTTATGAGAAGACTTTTACAG GCAAAGAATATTATGGTGTCTTCATATGCTCGGACGAAAGATGCCAGCCAAGCAAAATATATATCAATTCTGAATATCATTCAAGGAGAAGTTGACCCAACTCAG GTTCATGAAAGTTTACAGAGGATTCGTGAAAGAAAGCTAGTGAACTTTATTGAGTGGGGTCCTGCAAGTATtcag GTTGCTCTATCTAGAAAGTCACCATATATTCAGACTGCACACCGG GTCAGTGGTCTTATGTTGGCAAACCATACTAGCATCCGACATCTTTTCAGTAGGTGTTTGAGCCAGTACGAGAAGCTGAGAAAGAAACAAGCCTTTCTAGATAACTACCGGAAGTTCCCAATGTTTGCT GATAATGACCTCTCAGAATTTGATGAATCAAGGGATGAAGTTGAGGCTTTGGTTGATGAATATAAGGCCTGTGAGTCCCCAGATTATGTCAAATGGGGAATTGAG gACATGAACAATATGCTAACAGCAGAAGGCAGTGCTACATGA
- the LOC140180045 gene encoding uncharacterized protein gives MWKAAKATYVQKWERRMKEIQLVDQGAYNHLMEIPTKYWSKSKFNYFPRVDTLVNNMCECFNSVIVEAREKHIVSILEDIRIYLMNRWADNRQSIITYAGEILPKINKKIEREFDKGGEWLAIYAGRDKYEVSSSQGNRDKFVVDLKLHEYSCRKFQLTGYPCEYAMSCIKKMCLDVKNYVNQCYKKETYVDCYQHHNAAPQAKRSARTTRTPNPSKNPAKTTTKSATKL, from the exons ATGTGGAAGGCTGCAAAGGCAACATATGTCCAAAAGTGGGAGAGAAGGATGAAGGAGATTCAGTTGGTTGATCAAGGAGCTTATAATCATCTCATGGAGATCCCTACCAAGTATTGGAGCAAGTCCaagtttaattattttcctaGAGTTGATACACTTGTAAACAACATGTGTGAGTGTTTTAATTCTGTTATTGTAGAGGCTAGAGAGAAACACATAGTGTCTATATTAGAAGATATTAGGATTTATCTAATGAATAGGTGGGCTGATAACAGACAAAGTATAATTACATATGCTGGAGAAATTTTgccaaaaataaacaagaaaattgaaaGAGAGTTTGATAAGGGTGGGGAGTGGTTGGCCATCTATGCGGGTAGGGACAAGTATGAGGTGTCTAGCAGTCAGGGTAATAGAGACAAATTTGTTGTGGACTTAAAGTTACATGAGTACTCCTGTAGAAAGTTTCAACTAACAGGTTACCCTTGTGAGTATGCCATGAGTTGCATTAAGAAAATGTGTTTAGATGTTAAGAACTATGTGAACCAGTGCTATAAGAAAGAGACCTACGTAGACTGCTATCAACAT CATAATGCAGCTCCACAAGCCAAGAGAAGTGCTCGCACAACTAGGACTCCAAACCCCAGCAAGAACCCAgcaaagacaacaacaaaatcagCAACAAAACTTTAG